The Phacochoerus africanus isolate WHEZ1 chromosome 15, ROS_Pafr_v1, whole genome shotgun sequence genome has a segment encoding these proteins:
- the NEFM gene encoding neurofilament medium polypeptide, whose translation MSYTLDSLGNPSAYRRVTETRSSFSRVSGSPSSGFRSQSWSRGSPSTVSSSYKRSALAPRLTYSSAMLSSAESSLDFSQSSSLLNGGSGPGGDYKLSRSNEKEQLQGLNDRFAGYIEKVHYLEQQNKEIEAEIQALRQKQASHAQLGDAYDQEIRELRATLELVNHEKAQVQLDSDHLEEDIHRLKERFEEEARLRDDTEAAIRALRKDIEEASLVKVELDKKVQSLQDEVAFLRSNHEEEVADLLAQIQASHITVERKDYLKTDISSALKEIRSQLECHSDQNMHQAEEWFKCRYAKLTEAAEQNKEAIRSAKEEIAEYRRQLQSKSIELESVRGTKESLERQLSDIEERHNHDLSSYQDTIQQLENELRGTKWEMARHLREYQDLLNVKMALDIEIAAYRKLLEGEETRFSTFAGSITGPLYTHRQPSITISSKIQKTKVEAPKLKVQHKFVEEIIEETKVEDEKSEMEEALTAIAEELAVSMKEEVKEEEAEEKEEKQEAEEVVAAKKSPVKAAAPELKGEEEGEKEEGEGQEEEEEEEEEGAKSDQAEEGGSEKEVSSEKEEGEQEEEGEIEAEGEGEEAEAKEEKKVEEKREEVAPKEELVAEAKVEKPEKAKSPVPKSPVEEVKPKAEAGAGKGEQKEEVEKVEEEKKEAAKESPKEEKAEKKEEKPKDLPEKKKAESPVKEEAGKVSPEKAPSPAKEEAGKVSPEKAPSPAKEEAGKVSPEKAPSPAKEEAGKVSPEKAPSPAKEEAGKVSPEKAPSPAKEEAGKVSPEKAPSPSKEEAGKVSPEKDAKEEKPQQKEKEKVEGEGGKEEGGLKESRKEDIAVNGEVEGKEEQETKEKGSGGEEEKGVVTNGLDVSPADEKKGGDRSEEKVVVTKKVEKITSEGGDGATKYITKSVTVTQKVEEHEETFEEKLVSTKKVEKVTSHAIVKEVTQSD comes from the exons ATGAGCTACACACTGGACTCGCTGGGCAACCCGTCCGCCTACCGGCGGGTAACCGAAACCCGCTCGAGCTTCAGCCGCGTTAGCGGCTCCCCTTCCAGCGGCTTCCGCTCGCAGTCGTGGTCCCGAGGCTCGCCCAGCACAGTGTCCTCCTCCTACAAGCGCAGCGCTCTAGCCCCGCGCCTCACCTACAGCTCGGCCATGCTCAGCTCCGCCGAGAGCAGCCTCGACTTCAGCCAGTCCTCCTCCCTGCTCAACGGTGGTTCCGGGCCGGGCGGCGACTACAAGCTGTCCCGCTCCAACGAGAAGGAGCAGCTGCAGGGGCTGAACGACCGCTTCGCGGGCTACATCGAGAAGGTGCACTACCTGGAGCAGCAGAACAAGGAGATCGAGGCGGAGATCCAGGCGCTGCGGCAGAAGCAGGCCTCGCACGCCCAGCTGGGCGACGCGTATGACCAGGAGATCCGTGAGCTGCGCGCCACACTCGAGCTGGTGAACCACGAGAAGGCTCAGGTACAGCTGGACTCGGACCACCTGGAAGAAGACATCCACCGACTCAAGGAGCGCTTCGAGGAGGAGGCACGGCTGCGCGACGACACCGAGGCGGCCATCCGCGCGCTGCGCAAAGACATTGAGGAGGCGTCGCTGGTCAAGGTGGAGCTGGACAAGAAGGTGCAGTCGCTGCAGGATGAGGTGGCCTTCTTGCGGAGCAATCACGAAGAGGAGGTGGCCGACCTGCTGGCTCAGATCCAGGCGTCGCACATCACGGTGGAGCGCAAAGATTACCTGAAGACTGACATCTCGTCGGCGCTGAAAGAGATCCGCTCCCAACTCGAGTGCCACTCCGACCAAAACATGCACCAGGCCGAAGAGTGGTTTAAATGCCGCTACGCCAAGCTCACCGAGGCTGCTGAGCAGAACAAGGAGGCCATCCGCTCCGCCAAGGAAGAGATCGCCGAGTACCGGCGCCAGCTGCAGTCCAAGAGCATCGAGCTCGAGTCAGTTCGAGGCACCAAGGAGTCCCTGGAGCGACAGCTCAGCGACATCGAGGAGCGCCACAACCACGACCTTAGCAGCTACCAG GACACCATCCAGCAGTTGGAAAATGAGCTTCGGGGCACAAAGTGGGAAATGGCTCGTCATTTGCGAGAATACCAGGATCTCCTCAACGTCAAGATGGCTTTGGATATTGAGATTGCTGCGTACAG GAAACTTCTGGAGGGTGAAGAGACCAGATTTAGCACATTTGCAGGAAGCATCACTGGGCCTCTGTATACACACCGACAGCCCTCCATCACAATATCCAGTAAGATTCAGAAAACCAAggtggaggctcccaagctaaaGGTCCAACACAAATTTGTTGAGGAGATCATAGAGGAAACCAAGGTGGAGGATGAGAAGTCAGAAATGGAAGAAGCCCTGACTGCCATTGCGGAGGAATTGGCAGTTTCCATGAAAGAGGAGGTCAAGGAAGAAGAGgctgaagaaaaggaagagaaacaagaagCTGAAGAAGTTGTAGCTGCGAAGAAGTCTCCGGTGAAAGCTGCTGCACCTGAACttaaaggagaggaggaaggagaaaaggaggagggagaaggccaagaggaagaagaggaggaagaagaggagggcgCTAAATCAGACCAAGCCGAAGAGGGAGGATCTGAGAAGGAAGTTTCTAGTGAAAAAGAGGAAGGtgagcaggaagaggaaggagaaattgaGGCTGAAGGTgaaggggaggaagcagaggctaaggaggaaaagaaagtggAGGAGAAGCGTGAGGAAGTGGCTCCCAAGGAGGAGCTGGTGGCAGAAGCCAAGGTGGAGAAGCCAGAAAAAGCCAAGTCACCGGTGCCAAAATCACCGGTGGAAGAGGTGAAACCCAAAGCAGAAGCTGGAGCTGGGAAAGGAGAGCAGAAAGAGGAAGTCGAGAaagtggaggaagaaaagaaagaagcagcaaaGGAATCTCccaaggaagagaaggcagagaaaaaggaggagaagcCAAAGGACCTGCCAGAGAAGAAGAAGGCTGAATCCCCAGtgaaggaggaagcaggaaaaGTGAGCCCAGAGAAGGCTCCATCCCCAGCAaaggaggaagcaggaaaggTGAGCCCAGAGAAGGCTCCATCCCCAGCAaaggaggaagcaggaaaggTGAGCCCAGAGAAGGCTCCATCCCCAGCAaaggaggaagcaggaaaggTGAGCCCAGAGAAGGCTCCATCCCCAGCAaaggaggaagcaggaaaggTGAGCCCAGAGAAGGCTCCATCCCCAGCAaaggaggaagcaggaaaggTGAGCCCAGAGAAGGCTCCATCCCCATCAaaggaggaagcaggaaaggTGAGCCCAGAGAAGGATGCCAAAGAGGAGAAGCCAcagcagaaggagaaggagaaagtggaaggagagggagggaaggaggagggaggtttGAAGGAATCCAGGAAGGAAGACATAGCCGTCAATGGGGaggtggaaggaaaggaggagcagGAAACTAAGGAGAAAGGCAGTgggggggaagaggagaaaggggtgGTTACCAATGGGCTAGACGTGAGCCCGGCAGATGAGAAGAAAGGGGGTGATAGAAGTGAGGAGAAAGTGGTGGTGaccaaaaaggtagaaaaaatcACCAGTGAGGGGGGAGATGGTGCTACCAAATACATCACCAAATCTGTAACCGTCACTCAAAAGGTCGAAGAGCATGAAGAGACCTTTGAAGAGAAACTCGTGTCTACCAAAAAAGTAGAGAAGGTCACTTCCCATGCCATCGTAAAGGAAGTCACCCAGAGTGACTAA